In the genome of Microbacterium saperdae, one region contains:
- a CDS encoding MarR family winged helix-turn-helix transcriptional regulator has protein sequence MSASSDDPARPAAPDAVENPDLDQAVSRVEHELGRLFARIRVSWREAAATVHPDLQPLGYQVLTSIATGKATSAGAIIERLQTDKSAVSRHVRQLEQLGLVESVRDPEDRRARVLVATELAQERVALARSRYEARLGERLRRWSAEDLDHFAELLAAFGD, from the coding sequence ATGAGCGCCTCGTCCGACGACCCCGCCCGACCCGCAGCGCCGGACGCCGTCGAGAACCCCGATCTCGATCAGGCGGTCTCCCGCGTCGAGCACGAGCTCGGGCGTCTCTTCGCCCGGATCCGGGTGAGCTGGCGAGAGGCGGCGGCGACCGTGCATCCGGATCTGCAGCCGCTGGGGTACCAGGTCCTGACATCGATCGCGACGGGCAAGGCGACCTCGGCCGGGGCCATCATCGAGCGCCTGCAGACCGACAAGTCCGCCGTCAGCCGGCATGTGCGTCAGCTCGAACAGCTGGGTCTGGTCGAGAGCGTGCGTGACCCGGAAGACCGCCGGGCCCGCGTCCTGGTCGCGACCGAACTCGCACAGGAGCGGGTGGCCCTCGCCCGCTCGCGCTACGAGGCCCGCCTCGGCGAACGACTGCGGCGCTGGTCCGCCGAGGACCTCGATCACTTCGCCGAACTGCTCGCCGCCTTCGGCGACTGA
- a CDS encoding DHA2 family efflux MFS transporter permease subunit, producing MFVAVLSGTVVSTSMPVIIADLGGTQSQYTWVITASLLATAVSTPIWGKLADLVDRKILVQLSLIIFTVGTVIAGFSTDTNMLIAVRVVQGIGVGGLMSLVMIAVALIISPRERGKYMGVVGGIMALGTIGGPLLGGLLTDVWGWRSNFFVGVPFAILAIVLLQFTLHLPKPQRDTKVSIDYFGIVLLAVGVSTLLIWVSMGGSQFDWDSSTSIMLAVTAGVAIAGFITVEFFVKEPIVPMSLFRNRTFTLSVIASIAIGVSMFATSVFLAQYFQLARGATPTESGLMTIPMIIGQMGASIIIGQLVSRFGKWKGWMLTGAALTTIGVSLMSTLRYDTPFPLVAVYMFVLGAGLGMVMQNLTLIVQNDTPPRQLGAASSNVNFFRTIAGTIGVTVMGAMLSTSVATYMTDALKGFTPTTQDEVDALQHLASGDVPKVTQLPDTIRAIVEGAYGHGIADAFIIAIPLAVISIIAIAFIRNKPLSTKNAAEQLREQAEESVIEVAEAEVGASLATGSIRIAGTESTTPSTGSVTVLEREDREPGR from the coding sequence ATGTTCGTCGCCGTGCTCTCCGGCACCGTGGTCTCGACCTCGATGCCGGTCATCATCGCCGACCTCGGCGGCACCCAGTCCCAGTACACCTGGGTCATCACGGCGAGCCTGCTGGCGACCGCCGTCTCCACGCCCATCTGGGGCAAGCTCGCCGACCTGGTCGACCGCAAGATCCTGGTGCAGCTCTCGCTCATCATCTTCACGGTCGGCACCGTCATCGCCGGCTTCTCGACCGACACGAACATGCTGATCGCCGTGCGCGTCGTGCAGGGCATCGGCGTCGGTGGCCTGATGTCGCTCGTGATGATCGCCGTGGCCCTCATCATCTCCCCGCGTGAGCGCGGCAAGTACATGGGCGTGGTCGGCGGCATCATGGCGCTCGGCACCATCGGCGGCCCGCTGCTCGGCGGCCTGCTCACCGATGTGTGGGGCTGGCGCTCCAACTTCTTCGTCGGCGTGCCGTTCGCGATCCTCGCCATCGTGCTGCTGCAGTTCACGCTGCACCTGCCGAAGCCCCAGCGCGACACCAAGGTGTCGATCGACTACTTCGGCATCGTGCTGCTCGCCGTCGGTGTGTCGACTCTCCTCATCTGGGTCTCGATGGGCGGCAGCCAGTTCGACTGGGACTCCTCGACGAGCATCATGCTCGCCGTGACCGCGGGTGTCGCGATCGCAGGCTTCATCACGGTCGAGTTCTTCGTCAAGGAACCGATCGTCCCGATGTCGCTGTTCCGCAACCGCACCTTCACGCTGTCGGTCATCGCCTCGATCGCCATCGGCGTCTCGATGTTCGCCACCTCGGTGTTCCTGGCGCAGTACTTCCAGCTCGCCCGTGGCGCCACGCCCACCGAGTCGGGCCTCATGACGATCCCGATGATCATCGGCCAGATGGGCGCGTCGATCATCATCGGCCAGCTCGTCAGCCGCTTCGGAAAGTGGAAGGGCTGGATGCTCACGGGCGCCGCGCTGACCACGATCGGCGTCAGCCTGATGTCGACGCTGCGCTACGACACCCCGTTCCCGCTGGTGGCCGTCTACATGTTCGTCCTGGGTGCGGGTCTCGGCATGGTCATGCAGAACCTGACGCTCATCGTGCAGAACGACACGCCCCCGCGCCAGCTCGGTGCGGCCTCCTCGAACGTGAACTTCTTCCGTACGATCGCCGGCACCATCGGCGTCACGGTCATGGGCGCCATGCTCTCGACGAGCGTCGCCACCTACATGACCGACGCCCTCAAGGGCTTCACGCCGACCACGCAGGATGAGGTCGACGCGCTGCAGCACCTCGCCTCGGGTGACGTGCCGAAGGTCACGCAGCTTCCCGACACGATCCGCGCGATCGTCGAGGGGGCATACGGTCACGGCATCGCCGACGCCTTCATCATCGCGATCCCGCTCGCGGTGATCTCGATCATCGCGATCGCGTTCATCAGGAACAAGCCGCTGTCGACCAAGAACGCCGCGGAGCAGCTGCGCGAGCAGGCCGAGGAGTCGGTGATCGAGGTCGCCGAAGCCGAGGTCGGTGCGTCGCTGGCCACCGGGTCCATCCGGATCGCCGGCACCGAGTCCACGACGCCGTCCACCGGATCGGTGACGGTGCTCGAGCGCGAGGACCGGGAGCCGGGGCGCTGA
- a CDS encoding alcohol dehydrogenase catalytic domain-containing protein, giving the protein MRAIVFRDTDSPIEHTEVQLAPPSAGEVRVKIAAAGVCHSDLHVKRGEWTAAAPMVMGHEGSGVVVELGEGVTSLAVGDHVVLSWVPPCGECRYCRSGHEARCQKVATVVAPHGVLFDGTSRLSKDGETIHHYLGVSSFAEEVVVPASGAIKVRDDAPLDVIAVVGCAVATGVGAVMNTAGVEPGALVAVIGCGGVGLNVIQGARLAGAERIIAIDVREDKTRLAAQFGATDQIVAPDGDAVAQLRALLPDGVDYAFDAIGRTVTTEQSIEMLGLGGAAVIVGLPPTGARASFEPLVLAEADQRILGSNYGSVRPAIDIPALVDRYMDGQLILDPLISSRRPLAEAAEAFAELESGQALRTLLIP; this is encoded by the coding sequence ATGCGGGCCATCGTATTCCGCGACACCGACAGTCCGATCGAGCACACCGAGGTGCAGCTCGCACCGCCGTCTGCCGGTGAGGTGCGCGTGAAGATCGCCGCCGCGGGCGTCTGCCACTCCGACCTGCACGTCAAGCGCGGCGAGTGGACGGCAGCAGCACCGATGGTCATGGGCCATGAAGGCTCCGGTGTGGTCGTCGAACTCGGCGAGGGCGTGACCTCGCTCGCCGTGGGCGACCACGTGGTGCTCAGTTGGGTGCCGCCGTGCGGCGAGTGCCGGTACTGCCGTTCCGGTCACGAAGCCCGCTGCCAGAAGGTGGCCACGGTCGTCGCCCCGCACGGCGTGCTCTTCGACGGCACCTCGCGCCTGAGCAAGGACGGCGAGACGATCCACCACTACCTCGGCGTCTCCTCGTTCGCAGAGGAAGTCGTGGTGCCCGCATCCGGTGCCATCAAGGTGCGCGACGATGCTCCGCTCGACGTCATCGCCGTCGTCGGATGCGCGGTCGCGACGGGTGTCGGCGCCGTCATGAACACTGCCGGCGTCGAACCGGGCGCGCTCGTCGCCGTGATCGGATGCGGCGGCGTCGGCCTGAACGTCATCCAGGGCGCACGCCTCGCGGGCGCTGAGCGGATCATCGCGATCGACGTGCGCGAGGACAAGACCCGCCTGGCGGCGCAGTTCGGCGCCACCGACCAGATCGTCGCCCCCGACGGCGACGCGGTCGCGCAGCTGCGCGCACTCCTCCCCGACGGTGTCGACTACGCGTTCGACGCGATCGGCCGCACCGTGACCACCGAGCAGTCCATCGAGATGCTCGGTCTCGGTGGTGCCGCCGTGATCGTCGGCCTCCCGCCGACCGGCGCGCGCGCGTCGTTCGAGCCCCTGGTGCTGGCAGAGGCCGACCAGCGCATCCTCGGCTCGAACTACGGCTCGGTGCGCCCGGCCATCGACATCCCGGCACTCGTCGACCGGTACATGGACGGCCAGCTGATCCTCGATCCGCTGATCTCCTCCCGTCGCCCGCTCGCAGAGGCCGCCGAGGCGTTCGCCGAGCTGGAATCCGGCCAGGCGCTGCGCACCCTCCTCATCCCCTGA
- a CDS encoding MarR family winged helix-turn-helix transcriptional regulator: MSSDVDTALSDLQTHLNLIFARTRTLWKESAARIDPELQVGGYKLLTFIERADTANAHELAERFEMDKSVISRQVRMLEELGLLESRPDERDGRQRVLTATPSARAALSELRRDHATRLRTVVAGLTQDEINAASKVFRLLSEV; the protein is encoded by the coding sequence ATGTCTTCGGACGTCGACACTGCCCTCAGCGACCTGCAGACCCATCTGAACCTGATCTTCGCGAGGACGCGGACTCTGTGGAAGGAGTCCGCGGCCCGCATCGATCCGGAACTGCAGGTCGGTGGCTACAAGCTGCTGACGTTCATCGAACGGGCCGACACGGCGAATGCGCACGAGCTCGCGGAACGGTTCGAGATGGACAAGTCCGTCATCAGCCGTCAGGTGCGGATGCTGGAGGAGCTGGGTCTGCTCGAATCGCGTCCGGACGAGCGCGACGGCCGTCAGCGGGTGCTGACGGCGACGCCCTCGGCCCGCGCCGCCCTCAGCGAGCTGCGCCGCGACCACGCCACACGCCTGCGGACCGTCGTGGCAGGGTTGACGCAGGACGAGATCAATGCGGCGTCCAAGGTCTTCCGGCTGCTGTCCGAGGTCTGA
- a CDS encoding NAD(P)-dependent oxidoreductase, producing MDDRIGFIGLGVMGQPMALNLARAGISLLVWNRTDGRAEPLRAAGAEVAADVDEVFRRTSTVFLMLVDEQVTDEVLGRGTTAFAERVGWHLIVSTGSTSPEYSRGLASDIRAAGGRFVESPVSGSRIPAEAGQLVALVGGDADDVSEIAPLLEPLTKTVIHCGPVGHGLLMKLAVNHYLVISIAGLAEAVHFADGHGLDLDVLSTALNSGQLASDITRAKLPKLAAREFSVQAATADGLANARLVSRSAQARGVASPLLDVSEELYREAVALGNARIDMSSVIDAIAARDSAGHAGS from the coding sequence GTGGACGACCGCATCGGATTCATCGGCCTCGGCGTCATGGGGCAGCCCATGGCCCTCAACCTCGCGCGCGCGGGCATCTCGCTGCTGGTGTGGAATCGCACGGATGGACGCGCGGAGCCGCTGCGCGCCGCCGGGGCAGAGGTGGCTGCAGACGTCGACGAGGTGTTCCGACGGACCTCGACAGTCTTCCTGATGCTCGTCGACGAACAGGTCACCGATGAAGTGCTCGGTCGTGGGACGACCGCCTTCGCCGAGAGGGTCGGATGGCACCTGATCGTCTCCACCGGCTCGACCTCGCCGGAGTACTCGCGTGGCCTCGCGTCCGATATCCGCGCCGCAGGAGGGCGATTCGTCGAGTCGCCCGTGTCCGGGTCGCGGATCCCGGCGGAGGCGGGCCAGCTCGTCGCGCTCGTCGGTGGCGACGCAGATGACGTCAGCGAGATCGCACCGCTGCTCGAGCCCCTGACGAAGACTGTCATCCACTGCGGTCCGGTCGGTCACGGGCTGCTCATGAAGCTCGCCGTGAACCACTATCTCGTCATCAGCATCGCCGGCCTCGCGGAGGCCGTGCATTTCGCCGATGGGCACGGCCTCGATCTCGACGTGCTGAGCACGGCGCTGAACTCCGGTCAGCTCGCCAGCGACATCACTCGCGCCAAGCTGCCCAAGCTCGCCGCGCGCGAGTTCAGCGTGCAGGCGGCCACCGCGGACGGCCTGGCGAACGCACGTCTCGTCTCGAGGTCCGCGCAGGCTCGGGGTGTCGCGAGCCCGCTGCTCGACGTCTCCGAAGAGCTGTATCGCGAGGCTGTCGCCCTCGGCAACGCGCGCATCGACATGAGCTCGGTGATCGACGCCATCGCGGCGAGGGACTCTGCGGGGCACGCGGGATCGTGA
- a CDS encoding PucR family transcriptional regulator encodes MTRDLASIARLLGATLLDGGSLGARAPVSSVVPLADFAVVPHPQFATLVVGGPAEVASALAGEERGAPLRLAVVVVTGMLDPVPDGVTAIVGPAMDPAVVLPTLQALLATDAAAEDRAVLAATKVLALAARRSGVAGVVAELARRLDGWAVLLDRDAQPIASAGAGALHVGDAVAVAFNRPVRVRSRALQVHPVGTDEDMSAFLVVTARSGSTSRARDLSSQAAALLDLLLRTHDGSRTERLGRATMMRVLEEGGPAALALAKDWGVRDRTLAAFALSARSADVDAERAVIHWLEDLGAPHLLSASHGIVTGFAREEHIEEIARRAAAFTVPLHLGLGSPAPIDALAGSVEESRRAHEVAVAEGRGVVRYRGMPTIDLVLDRLSPPDARRLASVLEPLREDDLLDTLRGFLAENGAWGAAAARLGVHRQTLAARVRRIEQLTGLSMSSPDDRAAAWIALRAQA; translated from the coding sequence ATGACGCGAGATCTGGCATCGATCGCTCGACTGCTCGGCGCGACCCTGCTCGACGGTGGTTCGTTGGGCGCACGCGCTCCCGTGTCGAGCGTCGTCCCGCTCGCGGACTTCGCCGTCGTGCCGCATCCGCAGTTCGCGACCCTCGTCGTCGGCGGGCCGGCGGAGGTCGCCTCCGCCCTCGCCGGCGAGGAGCGCGGCGCTCCGCTGCGGCTCGCCGTCGTGGTGGTCACCGGCATGCTGGATCCCGTGCCCGACGGAGTCACCGCGATCGTCGGGCCCGCGATGGATCCGGCTGTCGTGCTGCCCACTCTGCAGGCGCTGCTCGCCACCGATGCGGCGGCGGAGGATCGCGCCGTGCTCGCCGCCACCAAGGTGCTGGCGCTGGCGGCGCGCCGCAGCGGAGTGGCCGGCGTGGTCGCCGAACTCGCCCGGCGCCTCGACGGATGGGCGGTGCTGCTCGATCGCGACGCGCAGCCGATCGCCTCCGCCGGGGCGGGAGCCCTGCATGTGGGGGACGCCGTGGCGGTGGCGTTCAATCGTCCGGTCCGCGTGCGCAGCCGCGCGCTGCAGGTGCACCCGGTCGGCACGGATGAGGACATGTCGGCGTTCCTGGTCGTGACCGCGCGCAGCGGATCCACGAGCCGGGCGCGCGACCTGAGCTCGCAGGCCGCTGCGCTGCTCGATCTGCTCCTGCGAACCCACGACGGCAGCCGTACCGAACGGCTCGGTCGGGCCACGATGATGCGCGTGCTCGAAGAAGGTGGACCCGCCGCACTCGCCTTGGCGAAGGACTGGGGTGTGCGCGACCGCACGCTGGCCGCTTTCGCGCTCTCCGCTCGGTCCGCCGACGTGGATGCCGAGCGGGCGGTCATCCACTGGCTCGAAGATCTCGGGGCGCCGCATCTGCTCTCCGCCTCGCACGGCATCGTGACCGGCTTCGCGCGCGAGGAGCACATCGAGGAGATCGCGCGGCGCGCGGCGGCGTTCACCGTGCCGCTGCACCTCGGGCTCGGCTCGCCGGCCCCGATCGACGCGCTCGCCGGCTCTGTGGAGGAGTCGCGTCGCGCCCACGAGGTCGCCGTGGCCGAGGGGCGCGGGGTGGTGCGCTACCGCGGCATGCCGACCATCGACCTCGTCCTCGACCGGCTGTCGCCACCGGATGCGCGCCGGCTGGCGTCGGTGCTGGAACCCCTCCGGGAGGACGACCTCCTCGACACGCTGCGGGGGTTCCTGGCCGAGAACGGTGCCTGGGGCGCGGCGGCCGCGCGACTCGGGGTGCACCGGCAGACGCTGGCCGCCCGTGTGCGCCGGATCGAGCAGCTCACCGGACTCTCGATGTCGAGCCCCGACGACAGGGCGGCCGCCTGGATCGCGTTGCGGGCGCAGGCGTAG